From one Aeropyrum camini SY1 = JCM 12091 genomic stretch:
- a CDS encoding RuvB-like helicase — MSGEIKAEVVRGFGPSRHSHITGLGLDSDGKARKIGGGLVGQEEAREAAGVIVEMVREGRLGGRGILIVGPPGTGKTALAIAIARELGEDTPFVALNAGELFRGDSGKLEMLLQAFRKAIGVRVRERREVVEGVVTSISVQKRRTPFSPYPVIAGARITLETRDESRTFTVGPEVAEQLVGLGVRRGDVIVIDLETGVVRVVGRGKGRGQGFDIDVVREVELPEGPVRKVKEFVRTLTLHDIDASIAAQRVAFTGLLSLFEAERGVTSEDRKKTDELVKKWVGEGKAEIVAGVIFIDDAHLLDMESFSFLSKAMESELAPIIVLATNRGVAKIRGTDIESPHGIPRDLLDRLLIITTRPYTREEIKEIIRIRADEEEVLLSEAALERLADIGAEKSLRYAIQLLEPAMVVAKRRGSRRVETEHVEEAERLFADIKRSIQLVEKYKDLMM; from the coding sequence ATGAGTGGCGAGATCAAGGCGGAGGTGGTGAGGGGTTTTGGGCCTAGCAGGCACAGCCATATAACAGGCCTTGGCCTGGATTCCGATGGTAAGGCTAGGAAGATAGGAGGAGGCCTTGTAGGGCAGGAGGAGGCTCGTGAGGCTGCTGGCGTTATAGTGGAGATGGTTAGAGAGGGCAGGCTGGGGGGCCGGGGGATTCTTATAGTTGGCCCTCCGGGCACGGGCAAGACTGCTCTGGCTATAGCAATAGCGAGGGAGCTGGGCGAGGACACACCGTTTGTAGCCCTAAACGCTGGCGAGCTTTTCAGGGGTGACTCTGGCAAGCTGGAAATGCTTCTTCAGGCGTTCAGGAAGGCTATTGGAGTGAGGGTTAGGGAGCGGAGGGAGGTTGTTGAAGGCGTTGTCACCAGCATTTCGGTCCAGAAGCGGAGGACGCCCTTCAGCCCCTACCCTGTGATAGCGGGGGCTAGGATAACTCTCGAGACGAGGGACGAGTCTAGAACGTTTACTGTGGGCCCGGAGGTTGCGGAGCAGCTCGTAGGCCTCGGCGTCAGGAGGGGGGATGTGATTGTTATAGATCTTGAGACAGGTGTGGTGAGGGTTGTAGGCAGAGGTAAGGGCAGGGGACAGGGCTTCGATATAGATGTGGTTAGGGAGGTCGAGCTCCCGGAGGGTCCTGTCAGGAAGGTTAAGGAGTTTGTCAGGACCCTGACGCTCCATGATATAGACGCGAGTATAGCCGCCCAGAGGGTGGCGTTTACCGGCCTCCTCAGCCTTTTCGAGGCGGAGAGGGGGGTGACCTCCGAGGACCGGAAGAAGACGGACGAGCTTGTTAAGAAGTGGGTGGGCGAGGGTAAGGCTGAGATAGTCGCGGGGGTGATATTCATCGACGACGCCCACCTGCTCGACATGGAGTCATTCTCGTTCCTCTCAAAAGCCATGGAGAGCGAGCTCGCCCCCATAATAGTTCTGGCGACGAACAGGGGGGTAGCTAAGATAAGGGGGACCGACATTGAGAGCCCCCACGGCATACCCCGCGACCTCCTCGACAGGCTGCTAATAATAACTACGAGGCCCTACACGAGGGAGGAGATAAAAGAAATAATCAGGATAAGGGCTGACGAGGAGGAGGTGCTGCTTAGCGAGGCTGCTCTCGAGAGGCTGGCTGATATAGGGGCCGAGAAGAGTCTAAGATACGCGATTCAACTGCTGGAGCCCGCCATGGTAGTGGCTAAGAGGAGGGGCTCCAGGAGGGTTGAAACAGAGCATGTTGAGGAAGCCGAACGCCTATTCGCCGACATAAAACGTAGCATACAGCTTGTTGAGAAATACAAGGATTTGATGATGTAA
- a CDS encoding DUF5518 domain-containing protein, whose protein sequence is MLLAVVVGAVLHLILLFLLPVIGNVLAGAVAGFIAGGLGQGAVAGLASGVLASLVASALVFIGAFALFWIPPLAFMASLAGVLVLVVLLLLLGITGLIGGLIGGALRQALD, encoded by the coding sequence TTGCTGCTAGCAGTCGTTGTGGGCGCCGTCCTACACCTCATACTCCTCTTCCTCCTGCCAGTGATAGGGAACGTACTCGCGGGTGCTGTAGCCGGCTTCATAGCAGGCGGGCTAGGCCAGGGGGCCGTTGCCGGGCTAGCCTCTGGCGTGCTGGCATCTCTGGTGGCGTCAGCCCTCGTATTCATAGGAGCGTTCGCCCTATTCTGGATACCGCCGCTAGCCTTCATGGCGAGCCTCGCCGGCGTCCTTGTCCTAGTAGTACTCCTGCTGCTCCTAGGCATAACAGGCCTTATAGGAGGGCTTATCGGGGGAGCCCTGAGGCAAGCCCTTGACTAG